The window GGCGCCCGATCCGAACGGCACCGTCGTGGCCGAGTTCCCTGACGCCCGCACCGGCGGCCCCGAGCTGCCCGCCACGCTCGGCATGTACCGCCCCGATCTGGCCGCGATCCTGATGGCCCGGGCCGGCGACGTCGGCGTGAAGGTGCGGTTCGGGACCACGTTCGCCGACCTGACCCAGGATGAGAACGGCGTCGACGTGACGTTCTCCGACGGCTCGACCGGCCGCTACGACCTCGTCATCGGCGCCGACGGCATCCGCTCGGCGGTGCGTCGCGCGCTCGGTGTCGAGCTGGAGACCCGCCCCACCGGTATGGGCATCTGGCGGGTGTTCGCGCCGCGCCCGGCGAGCGTCACCCGCACCGACCTGATCTACGGCGGTCCGAGCTACATCGCCGGGTACTGCCCGACCGGCGAGGACACGCTCTACGCGTACATCGTCGAGAAGGCGCAGGACCGCAGCGGGCTCTCACCGGAGGAACAGCTCGCGACGATGGTCGAGCTCTCGCAGGCCTACCACGGGCCGTGGGACGACATCCGTCCCGGCCTCACCGACCCGACCCGGGTCAACTACACCTGGTTCGAGCAGCACGTGCTCGACGCACCGTGGAACCGCGGCCGGGTCGTGCTGATCGGCGACGCCGCGCACACCTGCCCGCCCACCCTGGCCCAGGGCGCGGCGATGGCGCTGGAGGACGCGGCGGTGCTCGCCGAGCTGCTGGTCACCGCCGAACAGCTCGACCAGAGCGTGTTCGACGTATTCACGACGCGGCGGTACGAGCGGGCGAAGCTGGTCGTCGAGTCGTCGGTGCAGCTCGGTCAGTGGCTGATCGACGGTGAGCGCGGCGACGTCCCCGGCCTGATGGGCAAGGTCTCCGCGCTGGTCAGCCAGCCCGCCTGACGTCGGGCCGCCCCGCGTCGGAGAAGATTCAGACGCGGGGCACCGACGCGAACACCGTGGGGCGGAACCAGCTCGGAAGAGCGCGCCGTAACGGTTCCGGGCCGTCCAACGCGACGTCGCCCGCGCGCATCGCGTCCCACCAGGACACGTCACCCCGCCAGACCAGCACCATCCGACGGAGGTCCGCGGTCACCCGGACCGCGACCTCGTGTCCCGGGTCGACGTCGCAGACGTCGACGTCGGGCGGCGTGATCACCAGCCACCAGTCCTGCTTCCGTGGCGCCACCTCGGGGAACCGGAACTGGACGACGGTGCGGCCGGTCGGCACCGCGTCGTGGTCGACGTTGCGGTGCAGGTCCCAGAGCAGCAGCTTCGGGTCGAGGTCCCGGTCGCCGAGCTCACCGACCCAGCGCACGCCCCAGGCGCCGAGCGCCGCGACGATCGGCGCCAGCTCCTGACCGGCCTGCGTCAGCACGTACTGGACCTCCCGCTCGCCGGGACGCCGCTCGACGATTCCGGCGGCGACCAGGCTCTGGAGGCGCTTGGACAGCAGCGTGGGGGAGATCCGCGGCAACCCCCGGCGCAGGTCGTTGAAGTGCCGGCTGCCGGCGACCAACTCCCGCACCACGAGCATCGTCCACCGCTCGTCGAGCAGTTCCATGGCCTTCGCGACCGGGCAGAACTGGTGGTAGGTGGCTCCCATGAAGCAGTTCTAGTACAGATCGTGTACTAGGCGGGCACCCTCCGCCGTTCTTACCGTCGTGAGGACAAGCTGACCCGATACGACGGGGGACCTCACGTGACCACCACCGATAGCGCACTCAAAGCCAAGCACAGAGCACTCTGGGCGCTCGGCGACTACCCGGCCGTCGCCACCGACCTCATTCCCTCGCTCGGCCCGATCCTGGTCGCCGCCACCGGCATCGGCCCGGGCCAGCGCGTGCTCGACGTCGCCGCGGGAACCGGCAACGTCGCGATACCGGCCGCGCTGGCCGGCGCGGACGTCGTCGCCAGCGACCTGACACCCGAGCTGCTCCAGGTGGGGGAGAAGCGAGCCGCCGAGCAGGGCGCGCGTCTCGCCTGGGAGGAGGCCGACGCGGAGCACCTGCCCTACCGCGCCGGCGAGTTCGACGTCGTCGTCTCGTGCGTCGGCGTGATGTTCGCGCCGATGCACCAGCTCGCTGCGGACGAACTGATCCGGGTGACCCGTCCGGGCGGCTCGA is drawn from Cryptosporangium aurantiacum and contains these coding sequences:
- a CDS encoding FAD-dependent monooxygenase, which gives rise to MPAVQNVLVVGGGAAGAASAILLAERGIAVEVVELKPDVTALGSGITLQGNALRVLRQLGVWEKVSAKGYAFNDLGIRAPDPNGTVVAEFPDARTGGPELPATLGMYRPDLAAILMARAGDVGVKVRFGTTFADLTQDENGVDVTFSDGSTGRYDLVIGADGIRSAVRRALGVELETRPTGMGIWRVFAPRPASVTRTDLIYGGPSYIAGYCPTGEDTLYAYIVEKAQDRSGLSPEEQLATMVELSQAYHGPWDDIRPGLTDPTRVNYTWFEQHVLDAPWNRGRVVLIGDAAHTCPPTLAQGAAMALEDAAVLAELLVTAEQLDQSVFDVFTTRRYERAKLVVESSVQLGQWLIDGERGDVPGLMGKVSALVSQPA
- a CDS encoding winged helix-turn-helix transcriptional regulator; translated protein: MGATYHQFCPVAKAMELLDERWTMLVVRELVAGSRHFNDLRRGLPRISPTLLSKRLQSLVAAGIVERRPGEREVQYVLTQAGQELAPIVAALGAWGVRWVGELGDRDLDPKLLLWDLHRNVDHDAVPTGRTVVQFRFPEVAPRKQDWWLVITPPDVDVCDVDPGHEVAVRVTADLRRMVLVWRGDVSWWDAMRAGDVALDGPEPLRRALPSWFRPTVFASVPRV
- a CDS encoding class I SAM-dependent methyltransferase, with product MTTTDSALKAKHRALWALGDYPAVATDLIPSLGPILVAATGIGPGQRVLDVAAGTGNVAIPAALAGADVVASDLTPELLQVGEKRAAEQGARLAWEEADAEHLPYRAGEFDVVVSCVGVMFAPMHQLAADELIRVTRPGGSIGLIAWTPEGFIGQLFATMKPYVAPPPPGAQPPPLWGSEAHVAALFGDRVSGVVTEKRSVVISGFPTGAAFRDYWKGIYGPTIAAYRGLADDPERTAALDQEMAALGDKYLINGAMEWEYLLYTASVV